Proteins from one Embleya scabrispora genomic window:
- a CDS encoding LLM class flavin-dependent oxidoreductase — protein MQFSMIFEAQMANPTAEHEREVILDSVEQAVYAERMGFDRVWAVEHHSTKWYSHMSAPEIFLTWVAARTSRIRIAHGAVCMPFNFNHPARVAERIGMLDTLSGGRLDVGAARGGTLQESSLCGVDIEQTKAQVEEALRIIGAAWQQDELVWHGDVLDIEGSHPILPRPVQTPHPPLFLACSKQPSLVEAAEYGVGALVLGFAGPEEVANLNRIYRDAIKERTGERFVSSVTNDHLVALCPTIVSEDGARARQVGARGQRFFAQSIAHWFSGGRSGIPDEAVVEGRDEVAVIHEAAEQQVAMLHEAKIPVTVNATATYNVNHAYGTAEDAIGYVQKLIDAGADEIMCLIQMGTVPQADCMETIRIWGERVIPHFRAKYGA, from the coding sequence ATGCAGTTCTCGATGATCTTCGAAGCCCAGATGGCCAATCCCACGGCGGAACACGAGCGTGAGGTCATCCTCGACTCCGTGGAGCAGGCCGTATACGCCGAGCGCATGGGCTTCGACCGCGTCTGGGCCGTGGAGCACCACTCGACGAAGTGGTACTCGCACATGAGCGCGCCGGAGATCTTCCTGACCTGGGTGGCCGCGCGTACCAGCCGGATCCGGATCGCCCACGGCGCGGTCTGCATGCCGTTCAACTTCAACCACCCGGCCCGGGTCGCCGAGCGCATCGGCATGCTGGACACGCTCTCCGGCGGCCGGCTCGACGTCGGCGCGGCCCGCGGCGGCACGCTCCAGGAGTCCTCGCTGTGCGGCGTGGACATCGAGCAGACCAAGGCCCAGGTCGAGGAGGCGCTGCGGATCATCGGCGCGGCGTGGCAGCAGGACGAGTTGGTGTGGCACGGCGACGTGCTCGACATCGAGGGCTCGCACCCGATCCTGCCGCGCCCGGTACAGACTCCGCACCCGCCGCTGTTCCTGGCCTGCAGCAAGCAGCCGAGCCTGGTCGAGGCGGCGGAGTACGGCGTCGGCGCGCTGGTCCTCGGCTTCGCCGGTCCGGAGGAGGTGGCCAACCTCAACCGGATCTACCGGGACGCGATCAAGGAGCGCACCGGGGAGCGGTTCGTGTCCTCGGTGACCAACGACCACTTGGTCGCGCTGTGCCCGACGATCGTCTCCGAGGACGGCGCCCGGGCCCGCCAGGTGGGCGCGCGCGGTCAGCGCTTTTTCGCCCAGTCGATCGCGCACTGGTTCTCCGGCGGCAGGTCCGGCATCCCGGACGAGGCCGTGGTCGAGGGCCGAGACGAGGTGGCGGTCATCCACGAGGCCGCCGAACAGCAGGTCGCGATGCTGCACGAGGCGAAGATCCCGGTCACGGTCAACGCCACCGCCACCTACAACGTGAACCACGCGTACGGCACGGCGGAGGACGCGATCGGCTACGTCCAAAAGCTGATCGACGCGGGGGCCGACGAGATCATGTGCCTGATCCAGATGGGCACGGTCCCGCAGGCGGACTGCATGGAGACGATCCGGATCTGGGGGGAGCGGGTCATTCCGCACTTCCGCGCGAAGTACGGGGCCTGA
- a CDS encoding glucose 1-dehydrogenase, giving the protein MSDSIDLTGKVAIVTGAARGQGAAEARLFARRGARVVLTDLLEDEGARVAEEIGPEARFVRHDVSSASDWAAVVELAVREFGVVDVLVNNAGIMWTKPILEETPEGLDRILKVNLFGAFHGIRAVAPLMRANGGGSIVNISSLAGLQGIPGHAAYGSSKWAVRGLTKTAALELGEYGIRVNSVHPGAVDTPMIGNRFTRGPGNFPTVPLRRVGEPEDVGELVAFLASDASSWITGTEFVIDGGSMAGIVPPVQG; this is encoded by the coding sequence GTGAGCGATTCGATCGATCTGACCGGCAAGGTGGCGATCGTCACCGGCGCGGCGCGGGGCCAGGGTGCGGCCGAGGCGCGGTTGTTCGCCCGGCGCGGGGCCCGCGTCGTGCTGACCGATCTGCTCGAGGACGAGGGTGCCCGGGTCGCCGAGGAGATCGGCCCCGAGGCCCGGTTCGTGCGGCACGACGTGTCGAGCGCGTCGGACTGGGCGGCGGTCGTCGAGCTGGCCGTGCGGGAGTTCGGCGTGGTGGACGTGCTGGTCAACAATGCCGGGATCATGTGGACCAAGCCGATCCTGGAGGAGACGCCGGAGGGTCTGGACCGGATCCTGAAGGTCAACCTGTTCGGCGCCTTCCACGGGATCCGGGCGGTGGCACCGCTGATGCGGGCGAACGGCGGCGGGTCGATCGTGAACATCTCCTCGCTCGCCGGCCTCCAGGGCATCCCGGGACACGCGGCCTACGGCTCCTCCAAGTGGGCGGTCCGCGGCCTGACCAAGACCGCCGCCCTGGAGTTGGGCGAGTACGGGATCCGGGTCAACTCCGTGCACCCGGGCGCCGTGGACACGCCGATGATCGGCAACCGCTTCACGCGCGGGCCGGGCAATTTCCCCACCGTGCCGCTGCGTCGGGTGGGCGAGCCGGAGGACGTCGGCGAACTGGTGGCGTTCCTGGCCTCCGACGCGTCCTCGTGGATCACCGGTACCGAGTTCGTGATCGACGGCGGTTCGATGGCGGGCATCGTGCCGCCGGTGCAGGGGTAG
- a CDS encoding glucose 1-dehydrogenase: protein MAELQGPNLTDKVVIVTGGARGLGAAAAKQIVDGGGRVVLTDLLDEGAETAAALGAHARFHRHDVTSQEQWKAVVDFTVAEFGRVDGLVNNAGVSTGAMFDTETLEHFEFVIKVNLTGVWLGMQAVIPHLKANGGGSIVNISSAAGLMGLAMTGSYGASKWAVRGMSKVAAVELGPARIRVNSVHPGMVYTPMTSVVGIQAGEGNYPNTPMGRVGEPSEIGAAVAFLLSDAASYVTGAELAVDGGWTTGPTVKYVMGQ, encoded by the coding sequence ATGGCTGAACTCCAGGGCCCCAACCTGACCGACAAGGTCGTCATCGTCACCGGCGGCGCCCGCGGCCTCGGCGCCGCGGCGGCCAAGCAGATCGTCGACGGCGGCGGCCGGGTGGTCCTCACCGATCTGCTCGACGAAGGGGCCGAGACGGCCGCCGCACTCGGCGCGCACGCCCGCTTCCACCGGCACGACGTGACCAGCCAGGAGCAGTGGAAGGCCGTCGTCGACTTCACCGTGGCCGAGTTCGGTCGGGTGGACGGACTGGTCAACAACGCCGGCGTGTCCACCGGGGCGATGTTCGACACCGAGACGCTCGAACACTTCGAGTTCGTGATCAAGGTCAATCTGACCGGCGTCTGGCTGGGCATGCAGGCGGTGATCCCGCACCTGAAGGCGAACGGCGGCGGGTCGATCGTCAACATCTCCTCCGCGGCGGGCCTGATGGGGCTCGCGATGACCGGCTCCTACGGCGCGTCCAAGTGGGCGGTGCGCGGCATGAGCAAGGTCGCCGCGGTGGAGTTGGGCCCGGCGCGGATCCGGGTCAACTCGGTGCACCCCGGCATGGTCTACACCCCGATGACCTCGGTCGTCGGCATCCAGGCGGGCGAGGGCAACTACCCGAACACCCCGATGGGTCGGGTCGGCGAGCCGAGCGAGATCGGCGCGGCCGTCGCGTTCCTGCTCTCCGACGCGGCGTCGTATGTGACGGGTGCGGAGTTGGCGGTGGACGGCGGGTGGACCACCGGGCCGACCGTCAAGTACGTGATGGGTCAGTGA
- a CDS encoding glucose 1-dehydrogenase: protein MADLTGKVAIVTGAARGQGAAEARLFVASGASVVLTDLLTEEGERVAAELGAAARFVRHDVSDPADWAEVVDVAVEAFGGLDILVNNAAIYWTRGFADETAERVERIMRVNFFGVWHGMQAVLPAMKARGGGSIVNISSQAGLEGMPGHAAYGATKWAVRGLSKTVALEVGEHGIRVNSVHPGTIDTPMIAAVGLEQGAGKYPSVPLRRIAAPEEVAEVVAFVASDAASYLTGTELVVDGGAMAGMVRPVGSF, encoded by the coding sequence ATGGCTGATCTGACCGGCAAGGTGGCGATCGTCACCGGGGCCGCCCGTGGGCAAGGGGCGGCCGAAGCGCGGTTGTTCGTGGCCTCCGGGGCGAGCGTGGTGCTCACCGACCTGTTGACCGAGGAGGGTGAGCGGGTGGCCGCCGAACTGGGCGCCGCCGCGCGCTTCGTCCGGCACGACGTATCCGATCCGGCGGACTGGGCCGAGGTGGTCGACGTCGCGGTCGAGGCGTTCGGCGGTCTCGACATCCTGGTCAACAACGCCGCGATCTACTGGACCAGGGGCTTCGCCGACGAGACGGCGGAGCGCGTGGAGCGGATCATGCGGGTCAACTTCTTCGGCGTCTGGCACGGCATGCAGGCGGTGCTGCCCGCGATGAAGGCGCGCGGGGGCGGCTCGATCGTCAACATCTCGTCCCAGGCCGGCCTGGAGGGCATGCCGGGACACGCGGCCTACGGCGCGACCAAATGGGCGGTACGCGGACTCTCCAAGACCGTCGCCCTGGAGGTCGGCGAGCACGGCATCCGGGTCAACTCGGTACACCCGGGCACCATCGACACCCCGATGATCGCCGCGGTCGGGCTGGAGCAGGGCGCCGGGAAGTACCCGTCCGTGCCGCTGCGCCGGATCGCCGCCCCGGAGGAGGTCGCCGAGGTGGTGGCCTTCGTCGCCTCCGACGCGGCGTCCTACCTGACCGGCACCGAATTGGTCGTCGACGGCGGTGCCATGGCCGGGATGGTCCGGCCGGTCGGCAGCTTCTAG
- a CDS encoding SDR family NAD(P)-dependent oxidoreductase, whose product MTESRFWERAMDRAIVPGYSRIGYRVRRSGFAADPEHALKGRTVVVTGASSGIGEAAVVGLARLGATVVLVGRDEARTEAAGRRVAELVPGADLAVRRCDVGSLPDVARFAKEVRAEQGPLHALVHNAGVLPRERTVTAEGHEACLAVHVLGPHLLTRLLAGDAASCARVVWMSSGGMYTQRLPVDDIEYERGPYRPTVAYARTKRMQVVLAELWAEHLGDGGPVVHATHPGWTDTPGLRASMPTFRRLTAPLLRSPEEGADTAVWLCAADEPGRTTGLFWQDRVPRPTHYRAATRESRPDRAWFWRRCQELTHPWAGECGGRGD is encoded by the coding sequence ATGACGGAGAGTCGGTTCTGGGAGCGGGCGATGGACCGGGCGATCGTGCCCGGATACAGCCGGATCGGGTACCGGGTGCGGCGGTCGGGATTCGCGGCCGACCCCGAGCACGCGCTCAAGGGGCGGACCGTGGTGGTGACCGGGGCCTCGTCCGGGATCGGCGAGGCGGCGGTGGTCGGTCTGGCCCGGCTCGGCGCGACCGTGGTGCTGGTCGGGCGGGACGAGGCGCGGACCGAGGCGGCCGGCCGGCGGGTCGCCGAACTGGTGCCCGGGGCCGACCTCGCGGTGCGCCGCTGCGACGTGGGCAGCCTGCCGGACGTGGCCCGCTTCGCGAAGGAGGTGCGGGCCGAACAGGGTCCGCTGCACGCGCTCGTGCACAACGCCGGCGTGTTGCCCCGGGAGCGGACGGTCACCGCCGAGGGGCACGAGGCGTGCCTGGCGGTGCATGTGCTCGGACCACACCTGCTCACGCGCCTCCTCGCCGGCGACGCCGCCTCCTGCGCGCGGGTGGTGTGGATGAGCTCGGGCGGGATGTACACCCAGCGGCTGCCGGTGGACGACATCGAGTACGAGCGCGGCCCGTACCGGCCCACCGTCGCCTACGCCCGGACCAAACGCATGCAGGTCGTGCTCGCCGAACTGTGGGCCGAACACCTGGGCGACGGCGGCCCGGTCGTACACGCCACCCACCCGGGCTGGACCGACACCCCGGGGCTGCGCGCGTCGATGCCCACCTTCCGCCGGCTGACCGCGCCGCTGCTGCGCAGCCCCGAGGAGGGCGCGGACACCGCCGTGTGGTTGTGCGCGGCCGACGAACCCGGCCGCACCACCGGGCTGTTCTGGCAGGACCGCGTCCCGCGCCCGACCCACTACCGCGCGGCCACGCGCGAGAGCCGGCCGGACCGGGCCTGGTTCTGGCGGCGGTGCCAGGAACTCACCCACCCGTGGGCGGGGGAGTGCGGGGGGCGTGGGGACTGA
- a CDS encoding nuclear transport factor 2 family protein, translating to MRPPLPPFTEADARAKVQAAEDAWNTRDPERVALAYTPDSVWRNRDRFVTGRPAIVEFLTEKWTREQDYALRKELWSYTADRIAVRFQYEWHDGAGAFWRSYGNELWEFADNGLMRRREASINDVPITEAERRIHGPRPVEEHGVGFPLA from the coding sequence GTGAGGCCCCCGCTGCCCCCCTTCACCGAGGCCGACGCCCGCGCCAAGGTGCAGGCCGCCGAGGACGCCTGGAACACCCGCGACCCCGAGCGCGTCGCGCTCGCTTACACCCCCGACTCGGTGTGGCGCAATCGCGACCGCTTCGTCACCGGCCGCCCGGCCATCGTCGAGTTCCTGACCGAGAAGTGGACCCGCGAGCAGGACTACGCACTGCGCAAGGAGTTGTGGTCCTACACCGCCGACCGCATCGCGGTGCGCTTCCAGTACGAGTGGCACGACGGTGCCGGCGCCTTCTGGCGCAGCTACGGCAACGAGTTGTGGGAGTTCGCCGACAACGGCCTGATGCGGCGGCGCGAGGCGAGCATCAACGACGTCCCGATCACCGAGGCCGAGCGGCGCATCCACGGACCTCGGCCGGTCGAGGAGCACGGGGTCGGATTCCCGCTCGCGTGA
- a CDS encoding HD domain-containing protein codes for MSERIADVDIPDSALAKEATELVRDTAGPLLYDHSRRVYLFGALQGRRRGLAFDPELLYVAALFHDLGLTAERRDSQQRFELDGADAARDFVLRHGLSAEQARIVWTAIALHTTPEIPTRMEPEVALVTAGVELDVLGIGLDDISEQARAAVVAAHPRPDFKRRILRAFTEGIEHRPQTTFGNVKADVLDRFVPGFERTNFVDVIEQSGWSE; via the coding sequence ACCGAACTGGTCCGGGACACCGCCGGCCCGCTGCTCTACGACCACTCGCGCCGCGTGTACCTGTTCGGCGCGCTCCAGGGTCGCCGCCGGGGCTTGGCCTTCGACCCCGAACTGCTCTATGTGGCAGCGCTGTTCCACGACCTCGGACTGACCGCCGAGCGCCGCGACTCACAGCAGCGCTTCGAACTGGACGGCGCCGACGCGGCCCGCGACTTCGTACTCCGACACGGCCTCTCCGCCGAGCAGGCCCGCATCGTGTGGACCGCGATCGCCCTGCACACCACCCCCGAGATCCCCACCCGAATGGAGCCCGAGGTCGCCCTGGTGACCGCCGGCGTCGAACTGGACGTGCTCGGGATCGGCCTCGACGACATCTCCGAGCAGGCGCGCGCGGCCGTGGTCGCCGCGCATCCCCGCCCGGACTTCAAGCGGCGGATCCTGCGCGCGTTCACCGAGGGCATCGAACACCGCCCGCAGACCACGTTCGGCAACGTCAAGGCGGATGTCCTGGACCGGTTCGTCCCCGGCTTCGAGCGCACGAACTTCGTCGACGTGATCGAGCAGTCGGGGTGGTCCGAGTGA